TCATCTTTCTTCTGCAATTTCCACCCAACTCCCTCAGCAAATTCCAGCATTTTCTCCTTCTGTTCCTGGGTGAACTTTGTGCGGAACCTCTTGCGGCTGCCTGAGCTCGGATTCcgacctcctcctcctccgccgccgccgccgccgggaTGGCCATGGCTGAGGCCTAGCAGCATGTGCGGCGCCGACGGATAGTAGGCGGAGGAGatcggcggcggcgacggcgaaTTGTCAGGGCTGGCGCTGCTGAGGCGCGGCGGGAGggggtggtggcggtggtgggggTGGAACTCGATGAGCGTCAGAGGCGGCTCCTCCGGGGGGTCGCGGCGGTGGAAGTTGCGGTGGCAGTCGCACGCGGCGCATTTCAGCGACGCCGGATCGGTGGCGGAAGGCATGAATTCGCCGCAGCCGTCGACGGCGTGGACGCCGAGGCCGGCTGCGTGGTTCCTCATGCATTCCCTGAAGGTGACCACGAGGGGGTGGTGCAGCGGCGCGTGGCGCTTCAGCACGCCGTTGCTTCCGGGTTGGATCCGGGTCGGGGTCTCGGATTCAGCATTAGGGGTTTTGACTGCTGCTGAATTGCTTAGCTCCATCAATCAAAAtaattactagtatattttttgctTGTGTTGTGAGTGAGAGTGTTTAGTTTTTACTCCTATTTAAAGGGTTGAGATTAGAGATGGAGTTTAGGGTTTTGAGGGAAAAAGCAAGAATCTTTATGGAGGAGATGAGGAGATTAAgttagagagagatagaaaacaAGAATGGGTTTGGTTTTTTTGTttgaatgatgatgatgataaaaaTCTTGATTTCGTGGTGATGCGTCTTCaccacttatttttattttaatttctatttaACTAGAGTTAATTTATGTGGTTAACTCATAACTGTCCTCTATGCTCTTTTTTTTCTCATGTGAATCATAATAAATGCACTTTGCCAACATATTTTCTCTCTGGTTTTTGACTTGTTCCTTTTCACACACAGTAAATTCTAACCACAGTTGACTGTCTAATTCCatagttttattaatttaaaggaataaaattataattctgGATTTAATAATCTTTATGGAATTTACAGCACATATTCACTGAAATAATATGCCTGTGGGATACAGTACCAGTCACCATGTAATAGAGCCAACTCAGAGGTATACTAGTAAAAGTCATTTTTCTGAGTTTCTTCTTTTATGAGATTTGAAGGGTTAAGTATAACAAATGGCAACCACTCCCATTTATGCCATCTTATTGTAAtttcttatttctattttaatactaACAAACTTTCAATTCTTAGTACAttgaattttattgattttatagAAACTGAAATGAAATACAATCTAACTCACTTTGCAATTATCACATGGcattaattactttaaatactCAAATCAGTACTTAGACtgagtataaaaaataaaattaaataaagtttgcaaattTTGGTTTTCTTGCATTGTTATTGAGTGAAACCACACTCATCTAATTACAGGGACAGATTAACGTTTTTCTACAGTAAACATTTTATTCTTTGTATATCTAAAAATAAAGATCTCgattttcctaaaaatagaaattaaagaaaatttttcCTTAAATAACATTTGTTTCTACAGtaaatcgagctttgatttttatgaattttgtgaaattaaaaatttcaatgacatttttaatgtattagaatcaaactaaatatataaatcgaaatgaACAACGCTAAACGTGCGGCAAACGAGAGTAGTGCTCATATAAGGAGGTCACATAACGTATAGTATATCATTTCTCTAAATATCcttatacaaaaaaaaagtgaacTACTACATTTTAAGGCCTATACTTTCAAAGATGCATATTTGCTGTtcctatatttaaaaaatatacatttgCAGCCTTTATACTTTACACTTTCGTTTAAGgtgtttttgcatttttttaacatttttttttcaaaaaaagcCCCAAATATATAAGGGGTTTTTGTACAGTTCCTCTCCAAATACAACCATTTTATACATGATTTTTGATTCTTCTTCTACACGTTTGGAAATTTTAGGgatatcaaattttattatttattgattttttcttttttttatcactTCAGAAAGAAACAATACCGGATAACTGCTGGTGGTGGAGACAAACATAATTTGAGTTTATTGTTTTGTTCGCGTGAATTTCTTGATTGAATTATACTAACGCAGTCCACGAGAATATGCAATATTGATTGAACACAGATTTaaatgcacaattagtaaagtaagagagaagtagagagaaaataattaaaatattattagtggagaatgagtctcaccccATTGAAAGAAaagatttctaaaattagaaaatgcatattcgtGTGAGAcgaattaaaaaggaaagagtacatattcttgtgagatggaggaagtattattCGTTCTAATATTAAAGATTTTCAATAAGTATTTATTTTCGTGGGAAAAGTTATGAGTTGGATAGTACTCATCTACTAATTGATTCACATTTTGGATTGGATTTGGGTTATCtgataaaatgtaaaaaaaatattatgctttaattttactattcatatttaaatagcgataatttattcattttttaacattgtaatatcaaattttataGTGTATTGTCaagttttaattgtgtaaaaTCATGTTCTGGtagttatcgtgtcgtgtcaaactAATTTGTAATGCTCAAATCCCGCCACCCGCTCGAGAttttcggccttaatccgcaaaTCCGGTTTAGCAGAATTAGTCGGATTCCACCAAAAGCGGGTTCAAAAAACGTGTGTTCAAACCCAAAAAATATAACTACAATTCGATCATTCTGCTAATTAAATGTTCTCAATTAATCTCTCCCTATTAACTTATAAAATCACTAGCCGGTGATATAAATTTTTCTATACATACAATTTTCACTAATAGAaagatatattattatttattattattatattatttatttatttattattattattattattattattattattattatactcaTAAAGTCACTCTATTTTCTATACGTTTTCTTAGTAGATTCGAGCTAAAAACTGACATTTATAAAGGTAAACTAGAGATAAAAAGATGCATTCACCGTAATCGTTTTATTAAATAGTTTGACTAAATAGAAcatatattattactattatactAATAAAGTCACTCTATTTTTCTATATTCACAATTTTCACTAATCAAaagatatattattattattatcattatcattattattattattattattattattaataatattatactcAATGAGTCACACTATTCTAAtacatttctttttaaattcaACCACAAGTATTGGCATTTACAATGTAAACTAGAGATAAAAAGATGCATTCAtcgtaattattttattaaaatttattatatcATTCTCATAATAATCAAATGTTCTAATTAATTTGTTCCTATCAAATTATAAAATCACTAGCTGACATTTTTCTGTACTCAAAATATTCTTTAATCTGGGGATATAATTATACTCATAAAGTCAATGTATTTTCAGTGCGCTTCTCATCAGATTCGACCTCGAGAACTAGCATTTATAGAGGTAAATTAGAGATAAAAAAACATGCATTCACTTTAATCTGTACAATTTAAAAGTTTGACTAAATTTCATAATAGTTAAATGTTCTTAATTATATCTCAATTAAATTGTAAAATCGCTACAaagatatattattattattattattatactcaATGAGTCACACTATTCTAAtacatttctttttaaattcgACCACAAGTATTGACATTTATAATGTAAACCTTACTACATTTCAATCATTCTCTTAATAATCAATTGTTCTAATTAATTTGTTCCTATCAAATTATAAAATCACTAGCCGACATTTTTCCATACTCACAATATTCTATAATCTGGTGATATAATTATACTCATAAAGTCAATGTATTTTCAGTGCGCTTTTCATCAGATTCGACCTCAACAACTAGCATTTATAGAGGTAAATTAGAGATAAAAAAACATGCATTCACTGTAATCTGTATAGTTAAAATTTTGACttaatttttataatagttaaattttcttaattatatctcaat
This sequence is a window from Salvia splendens isolate huo1 chromosome 5, SspV2, whole genome shotgun sequence. Protein-coding genes within it:
- the LOC121802857 gene encoding zinc-finger homeodomain protein 10-like, which produces MELSNSAAVKTPNAESETPTRIQPGSNGVLKRHAPLHHPLVVTFRECMRNHAAGLGVHAVDGCGEFMPSATDPASLKCAACDCHRNFHRRDPPEEPPLTLIEFHPHHRHHPLPPRLSSASPDNSPSPPPISSAYYPSAPHMLLGLSHGHPGGGGGGGGGGRNPSSGSRKRFRTKFTQEQKEKMLEFAEGVGWKLQKKDEDLIREFCSQVGLERGVLKVWMHNNKSAVAKKNRQSASPPAANNGGGTGEDSDSKEDAQLEEVSHHHNHDGSSSS